One segment of Carassius auratus strain Wakin chromosome 2, ASM336829v1, whole genome shotgun sequence DNA contains the following:
- the LOC113037694 gene encoding otolith matrix protein 1, with the protein MDHPGGRLAVVLFLLVLVSMSTENNIIRWCTVSDAEEQKCLDLAGNVTARNIRGQLLCVRGQSPTDCMKQIKNGTADASTMYADEIYTAGFCYGLDVAVGESYNGVDGINYYVVALARTSSSDLSLLEMHERSSCHPGMRTTVGWTVPIGFLVNTSQISVDEQCNFPHAVGDFFGYSCVPGVKDPEHDPKGNNPRNLCEACIGDDNDHHICVNNPRERHFGEAGALRCVAENLGDVAFVKHTTVFDNIQGKNQESWALDLELEDLKLLCPDGREANLFQHESCHLAVVPTNAVVVRLEDKCRVYKFLERVQNAFANATEGFSLFSSVNYGQPDVLFSDSTKKLLRVMGTYTSWLGPSYTTMLKAFECEGLC; encoded by the exons TCAGATGGTGCACAGTGTCTGATGCTGAAGAGCAGAAGTGTCTGGATCTAGCTGGGAACGTCACAGCCAGGAACATCCGCGGACAACTCCTTTGTGTGAGGGGCCAAAGTCCCACTGACTGCATGAAGCAAATTAAG AATGGCACTGCAGATGCCTCCACTATGTATGCGGATGAGATCTACACAGCTGGGTTTTGCTATGGCTTAGATGTGGCTGTGGGAGAGTCTTATAACGGTGTGG ATGGCATTAATTATTACGTGGTTGCACTGGCACGGACATCATCCAGTGATCTGTCACTTCTGGAGATGCATGAACGCAGCTCCTGTCACCCAGGGATGCGGACAACAGTGGGCTGGACCGTCCCCATCGGCTTCCTGGTCAACACATCGCAGATCAGCGTGGATGAGCAGTGCAACTTTCCCCATG CGGTAGGAGATTTCTTTGGATACAGCTGTGTCCCTGGAGTGAAGGACCCAGAACATGATCCCAAAGGAAATAACCCAAGGAACCTGTGTGAGGCCTGCATTGGGGATGATAatgaccaccacatctgtgtCAATAACCCTCGGGAACGGCACTTCGGGGAGGCTGGAGCTCTTAG GTGTGTGGCCGAGAATCTCGGGGATGTTGCTTTTGTTAAGCACACTACAGTCTTCGACAACATACAGG GTAAGAACCAGGAGTCCTGGGCGTTGGACCTGGAGCTGGAAGACTTGAAGCTCTTGTGTCCTGACGGGAGAGAAGCTAACCTGTTCCAACACGAGAGCTGCCACCTGGCTGTCGTGCCAACCAATGCTGTGGTAGTGCGTTTGGAGGACAAATGCCGCGTTTACAAGTTCTTGGAACGTGTACAG AACGCATTTGCTAATGCTACTGAAGGATTCTCTCTATTCAGCTCGGTGAATTATGGGCAACCTGATGTGCTGTTCAGCGACTCCACCAAAAAGCTGCTGCGTGTTATGGGGACCTACACGTCCTGGTTGGGGCCCAGTTACACCACCATGCTGAAGGCTTTTGAGTGTGAAG GTTTGTGTTAA